Proteins from one Anaerolineales bacterium genomic window:
- a CDS encoding ABC transporter permease, producing MRNWQISLLFFLALLFTWELLFRLGLWPAYVFPSPTSVAAALVKGFASGQYILAIATSLRRIAIGYGLSIVAGVPLGLLLGRSRLMQASLGSLVVGLQALPSICWLPLALLWFGLGETAILFVVVMGALLAITISTADGVRNTPPVYLRAARTMGARGMRLYARVVLPSAFPSIISGMKLGWSFAWRSLMAGELLFITLGLGQALAMGRELNNMSAVIAVMLIIIAIGLGVDRLFFAPVERRIRERWGLQAAAR from the coding sequence ATGCGAAACTGGCAGATTAGCCTGCTCTTCTTCCTGGCGCTCCTGTTCACGTGGGAGCTGCTCTTCCGTCTTGGCCTGTGGCCTGCGTACGTCTTTCCATCGCCGACATCGGTCGCCGCCGCTCTGGTGAAAGGGTTTGCCAGCGGCCAATACATCCTGGCCATCGCCACCAGCCTGCGCCGAATTGCCATCGGCTACGGTCTATCGATCGTGGCCGGGGTTCCGCTGGGGCTGCTGCTGGGCCGCAGCCGGCTGATGCAGGCCTCCCTCGGCTCGCTGGTCGTCGGCCTGCAGGCGTTGCCCAGCATCTGCTGGCTGCCCCTGGCCTTGCTGTGGTTTGGCCTTGGCGAGACGGCGATCCTGTTCGTTGTCGTGATGGGTGCCCTGCTGGCCATCACGATCTCCACTGCCGACGGCGTGCGAAACACGCCGCCGGTGTACCTGCGGGCAGCCCGCACAATGGGCGCCCGCGGGATGCGACTATACGCCCGGGTCGTCCTGCCTTCGGCCTTCCCGAGCATCATTTCCGGGATGAAGCTCGGTTGGTCGTTCGCCTGGCGCTCACTGATGGCCGGTGAGCTGCTGTTCATCACCCTCGGCTTGGGACAGGCGCTGGCGATGGGGCGCGAGCTGAACAACATGAGCGCCGTGATTGCCGTCATGCTGATCATCATTGCCATCGGGCTGGGGGTGGACCGGCTGTTCTTCGCGCCGGTTGAGCGCAGAATCCGCGAGCGCTGGGGATTGCAGGCCGCGGCGCGGTAG